A DNA window from Rhineura floridana isolate rRhiFlo1 chromosome 11, rRhiFlo1.hap2, whole genome shotgun sequence contains the following coding sequences:
- the LOC133367698 gene encoding olfactory receptor 14A16-like, whose product MEVAASPPSATMPRLSAARRHASTEDKMSNLTSVSIFLLQEFSEVRELQILHFFLFLTSYLTIMSGNLLIIVAIAVDHHLHKPMYFFLATLAFMDIGSVSAIIPKSMANSIMNSRSISYSGCVAQVFFYFFFATSDFSLLTVMAHDRYVAICSPLQYETIMHKGACIQMAAIVFFTSLLYAILHTCGTFAITFCSNAVDQFFCEAPTLMKLSCSNFYLVEVGFILLGYIMGVGCFIFIIITYVQIISTVLRIPSVHGQKKALSTCLPHLTVVSVFLLSASFAYARPPTTASSDVDIVFAVIYIVIPPLLNPFIYSMRNKEIKTALWKLLDVGHSPKSTFRVL is encoded by the exons atggaggtggcagcttcgcccccatctgcaaccatgccccgctTGTCAGCTGCGCG AAGGCATGCAAGTACTGAAGACAAAATGAGCAATCTTACTTCCGTGTCCATATTTCTGTTGCAGGAATTCTCAGAAGTACGAGAACTACAGATCTTGCACTTCTTTCTGTTCCTAACATCATACCTCACAATCATGAGTGGGAATCTTCTAATCATTGTTGCAATAGCCGTTGACCATCACCTTCATAAACCAATGTATTTTTTCCTAGCAACCTTGGCCTTCATGGATATTGGCTCCGTTTCTGCCATCATACCAAAATCTATGGCCAATTCCATCATGAACAGCAGGTCAATTTCATACTCTGGGTGTGTGGCTCAAGTTTTCTTCTACTTCTTCTTTGCAACATCAGATTTTTCCCTTCTAACTGTAATGGCACATGATCGCTATGTTGCCATTTGCAGTCCATTACAATATGAGACTATTATGCACAAAGGAGCTTGTATTCAGATGGCAGCCATTGTGTTCTTTACTAGTCTTCTTTATGCCATATTACACACTTGTGGCACCTTTGCAATAACCTTCTGTTCTAATGCTGTTGATCAGTTCTTCTGTGAAGCCCCAACGTTAATGAAACTTTCCTGCTCTAACTTTTACTTAGTTGAAGTTGGGTTCATTCTGCTAGGCTATATTATGGGGGTAGGATGCTTCATTTTCATCATCATAACCTATGTCCAAATCATTTCTACAGTGCTCAGAATTCCTTCAGTGCACGGTCAGAAAAAGGCTCTTTCCACTTGCCTTCCCCACCTCACTGTCGTCTCTGTATTTCTGTTAAGTGCATCCTTTGCCTATGCAAGGCCTCCCACTACTGCTTCTTCTGATGTGGATATTGTTTTTGCTGTGATATATATAGTAATTCCTCCCTTGTTGAATCCATTCATCTacagcatgagaaacaaagaAATCAAGACTGCTTTGTGGAAACTCTTAGATGTTGGGCATTCTCCTAAAAGTACATTTAGAGTTCTATAA